In Rheinheimera sp. MM224, one DNA window encodes the following:
- the hflK gene encoding FtsH protease activity modulator HflK, translating to MAWNEPGNNGKDNDPWKQGGRNQGPPDLDEVFRNLSKKFGGIFGGNKNTSSNSNNSGGSAALVLIGLVALLVWGFSGIYTIKESERGLVLRFGQYHTEVMPGFHWKPTFIDTVTPVDVTSVRSLRTDGFMLTQDQNLVRVTFEIQYRVFDARAYKFSVVDADSSLREATDAALRYVVGHSVMDDVLTKGREVIRQNTRTELEQIISLYTMGLELVDVNFRDARPPEEVKEAFDDAISAQEDEQRYIREAEAYAREIEPRARGQVNRMMQEAEAYKQQTLLKAQGEVARFEKLLPEYLAAPQVTRDRMYLETMEQVYGNSSKVLVDVKNGNNIMYLPLDKMINNGGENKAPAVNPLVPGRTNSTDGRTPDLRPETSRADSTRTGRG from the coding sequence GGAACGAGCCGGGCAATAATGGCAAAGACAACGACCCTTGGAAACAAGGTGGTCGTAATCAGGGCCCGCCCGATTTAGATGAAGTCTTCCGCAACTTAAGCAAAAAGTTCGGTGGTATCTTTGGTGGCAATAAAAACACCAGCAGCAACAGCAATAACAGTGGTGGCTCAGCCGCCTTGGTATTGATTGGGTTGGTTGCGTTACTGGTCTGGGGCTTTAGTGGCATTTATACCATTAAAGAATCAGAACGGGGTTTGGTTTTACGTTTTGGTCAATACCACACAGAAGTGATGCCAGGTTTTCACTGGAAACCAACCTTTATTGATACAGTCACACCTGTTGATGTGACCAGCGTACGTTCATTACGTACTGATGGTTTTATGCTGACTCAGGATCAAAATCTGGTTCGTGTGACTTTCGAGATCCAGTATCGTGTGTTTGATGCCCGCGCTTACAAGTTCTCTGTGGTTGATGCCGACAGCAGCTTACGTGAAGCAACAGACGCAGCCTTACGTTATGTAGTAGGTCACTCAGTAATGGATGACGTACTGACTAAAGGTCGTGAAGTGATCCGTCAGAACACCAGAACTGAACTGGAGCAAATTATCTCCTTATACACTATGGGTCTGGAACTGGTTGATGTGAACTTCCGTGACGCTCGTCCACCAGAAGAAGTGAAAGAAGCTTTTGATGATGCGATTTCCGCGCAGGAAGATGAACAACGTTATATTCGTGAAGCTGAAGCTTACGCCCGTGAAATTGAGCCACGTGCCCGTGGTCAGGTCAACCGGATGATGCAGGAAGCTGAAGCCTACAAGCAACAAACGCTGTTAAAAGCTCAGGGTGAAGTGGCTCGTTTCGAGAAACTGTTACCTGAATATCTGGCGGCGCCACAAGTGACCCGTGACCGTATGTATTTAGAGACTATGGAACAGGTTTACGGCAACAGCTCTAAAGTACTGGTGGATGTGAAAAATGGTAATAACATTATGTATTTACCTTTGGACAAAATGATTAACAACGGCGGCGAAAACAAAGCCCCTGCTGTGAATCCTTTAGTTCCTGGCAGAACCAACAGCACAGATGGCAGAACTCCGGATCTGCGTCCTGAAACAAGCCGTGCTGACAGCACCAGAACTGGCAGAGGTTAA
- a CDS encoding DUF2065 domain-containing protein, which yields MADYWRAALGLVLIIEGLGPMLFPNKWRSYLQKIAEQPTAQMQQLGGILVTAGILLLFFFAS from the coding sequence ATGGCAGATTACTGGCGGGCGGCTTTAGGGCTGGTTCTGATCATTGAAGGCCTGGGCCCGATGTTATTTCCAAATAAATGGCGCTCTTATCTGCAAAAAATAGCGGAGCAGCCCACAGCTCAAATGCAACAGCTCGGAGGAATACTGGTCACGGCAGGCATTTTGCTGCTGTTTTTCTTTGCTTCATAG
- the hflC gene encoding protease modulator HflC, with amino-acid sequence MKNLVLALIAILGIVVVSSVFVVPEGERGIVIRFGKIQRDDAEAVRVFEPGLHFKVPLIENVRKLDARIQTLADPSSDRFVTAEKKDLLVDSYVKWRIADFGKYFLSTGGNLSQAEVLLKQYINNGLRTEFGSRTIQEIVSGERTQLMQRAMEQAAAGSKELGIEILDVRVKKINLPDEISNSIFQRMRAERTAVAKEHRSRGMEQSEIIKADVDARVTIMVADAERNSRTVRGEGDASAAKVYADVYSKNGEFYNFVRSLEAYKNSFQNKNDVMVIQPDNDFFKYMKSDKVQN; translated from the coding sequence ATGAAAAATTTAGTATTAGCCTTAATTGCTATCCTGGGTATTGTTGTTGTGTCTTCAGTCTTTGTTGTTCCTGAAGGCGAACGCGGTATTGTGATCCGTTTTGGTAAAATCCAGCGTGATGATGCGGAAGCAGTCAGAGTGTTTGAACCAGGTCTGCATTTTAAAGTGCCGCTGATTGAAAACGTTCGCAAGCTCGACGCTCGTATCCAAACCTTGGCCGATCCGTCGTCTGACCGTTTTGTTACAGCTGAGAAAAAAGACTTATTGGTCGACAGCTATGTAAAATGGCGCATTGCCGACTTTGGTAAGTATTTCTTATCCACAGGCGGTAACCTGTCTCAGGCTGAAGTGCTGTTAAAGCAGTACATCAACAACGGTTTACGTACTGAGTTTGGTAGCCGTACCATTCAGGAGATTGTCTCTGGTGAGCGTACTCAACTGATGCAACGTGCAATGGAACAAGCTGCTGCTGGTTCAAAAGAGTTAGGTATTGAGATCCTTGACGTTCGTGTGAAGAAAATCAATTTACCTGACGAAATCAGCAACTCGATTTTCCAGCGTATGCGTGCTGAACGTACTGCAGTGGCTAAAGAACACCGTAGCCGTGGTATGGAACAGTCTGAAATTATCAAAGCTGATGTCGACGCTCGCGTGACTATTATGGTCGCTGACGCTGAGCGTAACTCACGTACTGTGCGCGGTGAAGGTGATGCTTCTGCTGCCAAAGTTTATGCAGACGTGTACAGCAAAAATGGTGAGTTCTACAATTTCGTTCGTAGTTTAGAAGCTTATAAAAACAGCTTCCAGAACAAAAACGACGTGATGGTGATCCAGCCAGACAACGATTTCTTCAAGTACATGAAGTCGGACAAAGTGCAAAACTAA
- a CDS encoding aminotransferase class V-fold PLP-dependent enzyme — protein sequence MYQQFYQHFLKANPGKQHFACHSHHYWPDVTRDATLAYWDDSALLVDDKWELVFGEKVPAVQQHIARILKLPDAEQIVFAPNTHEFVMRLLSCFDWSRPLTVVTTDSEFHSFHRQINRLCELTTVNVIRVPTEPFASFPQRLEAAVAAQPVDLVFFSQVFFNSGVGIKDLAALVQALDKVTDAMIVVDGYHGFMAVPTDLSAIAQRVFYLAGSYKYAQGGEGCCFLAVPQGSEHRPIYTGWFAEFGELAKAKQGQVQYANNGYRFAGATMDCSGLYRVLAVFELYQQQGLSVEKVQAYIQNLQHAFLAILDEIQHPLLNRTHLLDKQNQQQGQFLTFRFAADEVARIAAALKQQGIVTDYRGDRLRFGFALYHNAADYDLSCLKDIR from the coding sequence ATGTATCAGCAGTTTTATCAGCACTTCTTAAAAGCCAACCCAGGTAAACAACATTTTGCCTGCCACTCCCACCACTATTGGCCTGATGTAACTCGTGACGCCACTTTGGCCTACTGGGATGACAGCGCTCTATTAGTGGACGACAAATGGGAGCTGGTATTTGGTGAAAAAGTGCCTGCGGTACAACAACATATAGCCCGTATTTTAAAGTTGCCTGATGCAGAGCAAATTGTGTTTGCACCTAATACGCACGAATTTGTCATGCGTTTATTAAGCTGCTTTGACTGGTCCAGACCTTTGACTGTGGTGACTACAGACAGCGAATTCCATAGCTTTCATCGTCAAATCAACCGTCTTTGTGAGTTAACCACAGTTAATGTTATTCGGGTGCCAACTGAACCTTTTGCCAGCTTTCCACAGCGACTAGAAGCCGCAGTTGCGGCTCAGCCTGTTGATCTGGTGTTTTTCAGTCAGGTGTTTTTTAATTCTGGTGTCGGTATTAAAGACTTAGCTGCGCTAGTGCAGGCGCTGGATAAAGTCACGGATGCCATGATCGTGGTCGATGGTTATCATGGTTTTATGGCGGTGCCTACTGATTTATCTGCGATAGCACAGCGTGTGTTTTATCTGGCGGGCAGTTATAAATATGCGCAGGGTGGGGAAGGTTGTTGTTTCCTGGCTGTACCACAAGGTAGTGAGCACAGACCTATCTATACCGGCTGGTTTGCTGAATTTGGTGAACTGGCAAAGGCTAAACAAGGACAAGTGCAATACGCCAACAACGGCTATCGTTTTGCCGGTGCTACTATGGATTGTTCGGGTTTGTACCGGGTGTTGGCTGTATTTGAGCTGTATCAACAGCAAGGCCTTAGCGTCGAAAAAGTGCAGGCTTATATCCAAAACCTACAGCACGCATTCCTCGCCATATTAGATGAAATACAGCATCCGCTGCTAAATCGCACTCATCTGCTGGATAAACAAAATCAGCAACAAGGCCAGTTTTTAACTTTTCGTTTTGCCGCCGACGAGGTGGCTCGTATCGCTGCTGCGTTAAAACAGCAGGGCATTGTGACGGATTATCGTGGCGACAGGCTACGCTTTGGTTTTGCCTTGTACCACAATGCTGCAGATTACGACCTGAGTTGTCTGAAGGATATTCGCTAA